CGGGCGCGCCGCGGGGTTGACGGGTCCGGGCCGCCTCCGTAACTTGCGGAAAACTGAACCGGAGACTTCGCCATCGATGCGACTCGTCCTGGCTGTCGTGCTCGCGCTGCTGCTGCCGGTGCCGCCGGCCGCGGCGGTGTCCCTCGGGCAGGGTGATCAACCCGTCCCGCTGGGCGCCTGGTACCAGGTTCTCGAAGATCGCGCGGGCACGCTCACCCTGGAGGATGCCCGGGCGGCCGCGGCCGCCGGCCGGTTCCGGCCGGTGCACGGCGGGGAGGATCCGAATTTCGGCTACTCCACCGCCACCTTCTGGCTGCGGGTTCCCCTGGAAAACCACCTCCCGGAGGCCTCCCGCTGGCTGCTGGAGGTGCCGTTTCCCACCCTCGACAGCGTCCGGATCCACCTGGTGGACAGCGCCAGCGGGGCCCTGCTCGCCCGCCAGGAGGCCGGCGATCGGGTGCCCTTCGCCGAGCGGCCCTATCCCCATCGCCACTTCGTATTCCCCATCACCCTGCCGCCGCACCGGCCGCTGGCCCTCTACCTCAGGGTGGCCTCGGCGGGCAGCCTCACCGTGGGCGCGACGTTGTGGCCGCCGGAGCGCTTCAGCGTCGCCAGCCGCGATGCCTACCTGGCCCTCACCCTCTACTTCGGGGTGCTGGTGGCGCTGTTCGCCTACAACCTGCTGCTGTTCCTCTCCCTGCGGGACCGCGCCTATCTCTACTACGTCCTGTTCGTCGGCTCCATGGCGGTGGGGCAGGGGGCCTGGAACGGCCTGTTCTACGAGTACCTCTGGCCCGGCGCGCCGGCCTGGGCCAACGTGGCGGCGGTCGTCGGGTTCAACGCCACGGGGCTGTTCGGCGCCCTGTTCTCCCGGGTCTTTCTCGGCGCCCGGCGGCAGGTGCCGGCGCTGGACCGGGTGATGCGCTGGTGCGCCGCGATGTTCGCCGCCCTGATCCTGGCCCTGCCGCTCGTTCCCTACCAGGTCATCGCCGTGGCCACCTCGGTCACCGGCGTGACCTTCTCCCTGGTGGCGGTGGCGAGCGGGGTGGTGTGCCTGCGCCGCGGCTACCTGCCGGCGCGCTACTTCCTGCTCGCCTGGACCCTCCTGCTGGCGGGCACCGCGGCACTGGGTGCGCGCAACCTGGGCTGGCTGCCCACCAACTTCCTGACCCTGCACGCGATGCAGATCGGCAGCGCCCTGGAGATGCTGCTGCTCTCCTTCGCCCTG
This region of Thioalbus denitrificans genomic DNA includes:
- a CDS encoding 7TM diverse intracellular signaling domain-containing protein — translated: MRLVLAVVLALLLPVPPAAAVSLGQGDQPVPLGAWYQVLEDRAGTLTLEDARAAAAAGRFRPVHGGEDPNFGYSTATFWLRVPLENHLPEASRWLLEVPFPTLDSVRIHLVDSASGALLARQEAGDRVPFAERPYPHRHFVFPITLPPHRPLALYLRVASAGSLTVGATLWPPERFSVASRDAYLALTLYFGVLVALFAYNLLLFLSLRDRAYLYYVLFVGSMAVGQGAWNGLFYEYLWPGAPAWANVAAVVGFNATGLFGALFSRVFLGARRQVPALDRVMRWCAAMFAALILALPLVPYQVIAVATSVTGVTFSLVAVASGVVCLRRGYLPARYFLLAWTLLLAGTAALGARNLGWLPTNFLTLHAMQIGSALEMLLLSFALAERIHQLRAQKEAAEADAMQARRMVVETLARTERDLEHQVAARTRELSELNRSLHQQHGLLERQALRDSLTGVANRTQLDVRLGARLADGDGLVGVLFIDLDDFKTVNDTYGHWLGDRLLQVVARRLECSVRSIDTVARLGGDEFVVVLGRMQSAEALLGVGEKIIAQLGQPVTIEGLQLRVSCSIGAALAPDDGTEPATVIKHADRAMYEAKRGGANHISPALGLSRRLARAAAPAATGEPAAEGIPG